Genomic window (Xenopus laevis strain J_2021 chromosome 3S, Xenopus_laevis_v10.1, whole genome shotgun sequence):
actaAAAGCATTAACATAATCAACATCCCCTGGCATTCCCcatcctcactgtgatgaaccccctactctgttcctttaaaagaaacttcTGTTCCTTATTAACCCTTCAATAAGCTTTCctgccactgatgtcagactaaccggcctatagtttacagactgagaacgggatccctttttgaatagcggcaccacattagcaatttgccagtctctctgcaccatgacagacctcaatgaatcctgggAAATccagtaaagaggtttggcaatcacagagctaagctctctaagtaccctgggatgaaaaaCATCTAGTCCCAGACTTTTGATTatgtttacatgttctagtctcttgtGGCACTCATGCAATCAGGTAGGGTGTTCGCTACCACAAAAATACTGTAGCAACACGAATTATGTCCTCTTCCCTCTCAGGTGATCCTGGAACCTTCATTCCCCTGTCTCTGTCCCCTcctacctcctcctcccccccagttGCTGCTACTGAATTTTCTGTGGGGGATCCAGAGGAGGATGAAGGAATGAAGCATCTCCAGCAGGTAATGTCCCCTTATATCAGTATGGTGTGTGTAGGACTTTCTATATGGTACTCACTGTGTCCCTCTGCTGGTAGGAGGCTGAGAAGCTGGTGGCTTCCCTACAAGATTCCTCCCTGGAAGAAGATGGATTCTCCTCCACTCGCTCTCATAATGCTGCTGCTCTCCCACTGTCTCATGAAGCTGCAATGAAATGGTTCTACAAGGATCCACAAGGAGAGATTCAGGGTAAGGGGATTATAATGAATACAgtgacccacaggcctgcagtgCCACTGCTTTTTGCTCCAGGGCAGATATATCTAACTGTCAGCTGATGCTCTCAATTGCCACTTCTTAATGTCCATTGCTTTCTGCTCTTCACTCCCTCTTACACCCTAGGTCCATTCACCACACAGGAGATGGCAGAGTGGTGCCAGGCTGGATACTTCACCATGTCCCTGTTAGTGAAACGAGGTTGTGACGAGGGATTCCAGCCCCTTGGGGAGGTCATCAAGATGTGGGGGCGTGTCCCCTTTGCACCCGGGCCCTCCCCTCCTCCCCTGCTGGTAAGGACTGTTAATGTGTATGACAACCGTATAAAGGCTATAGTATCCTAGAACTCACATGCacttgctccttttttttttttttgcttttctgtttcTTCTATGAGGCAACCTGAGAGCTGCTTCATTGCATAGCTCATCTTATTGCTTCCCTGCTGTACAATCCCACTATATACAAGGTTGTTTGCCTATAGCGTTAGAACACGTAGATCTGTCTGCCATTTGGATTTGTCCATATTGCcttggaaaaaggcagaatcataaaccaaatcctggatttggtgcatccctagtctcctaatgaaaatattatatttatggcTGGCCCCTCAGGGTGCCGGATTGATGTTCTGGACAGGTGTTTTCTTCTAGTTTCTCTCTTGTTTCCTGGAGGGTTACATTTCCCCACTCTGTTAAAGCTTCcagtgtctgtgagtgtgtctaTCTGTGTATGTTACACATATGTGCTGTTGTTTATCGTGCAGAGTAATATTGATCAGCAGAGTCTGAAGAAGCAGCAGGAATTAGCTCTGTACCAGCAGCTGCAGCACCAGTATCTGCTCCAGGTCATTAACCGGTAAGTCTCATATGTCTGCGGTGTGTATAATGTTACAGCTTGGCTTTATATATCACTGCTCACCCCACTGTGTATTGAGTAGGTccatttgtttatatttgtaaCCTGTAAGTGTTCCTTGTAGGCAGCAGTACCCCCAAAAGACTGGAGATCTGActcctcagcagcagcagcaattggCTCTTTTCCTGCAGCAGCTAAACCCTTCAAAATCCAGGTACGTTCTTCCATTTTGTGATGGTGCCATGTCTTGAGTGCAGCCATCCCACTGTCCTACCTGTGTGCCAGCTCACCTGcatatctgtatatgtgtcaGTATATGTGTCTCACCTTTCTGTCTCTTTATGTGTAGATCATCTGAGTCTGCTCTCCTTCCTGCTATGAATAGATCTCTCTCTGTGCCAGACACTGGATCCCTGTGGGATCTACATACCTCAGCTACGCAGACATCCGGTGAGCTTCCCTCTCCCCTTACCTACTAACTGTTTGACTGTTTGTCAGACACATTCTAATTTGACTCTTTCTGCACAGGTGGGGACCCTGCACTGTGGGACCTGCCCGGTACAACTGCATCTCAGGGGCCAACATTGGAACAGCAGCTGCAACTGCATCAGAAGGTAGGATTTATTTAATTGGGGAAATAATGATCATGATCAGTGGGGATGGATCTCTTACCAGAGAGTAGTAAAGTTGGCAAGTGGAAGGTGTAGTCTGGAGAAATACAGTGCTGTCATGGGCGGGTAAATACAGGACAATGCTGTGAGGGTAGAATATATATACAAGGCTGTAGTGTTGTGGCAGGGGGGAATATGTGGGTTATCACTTCTGTGCCAACTTCAGCTGCAGGAACGCCGAGATGCCGAACTCAGGGCcaagagggaggaggaggagagaaagagaagggaGGAAAAGAGGCGCCAGGAAGAGCAGAAGCGacgagaagaagaggagatatacAGACGCAAGCAGCAGGTAACTGTCTGGGCTACGTTACCTTTCTGGGACTGTCCGAAGCTTTGAGTGGAAAATAAGAACAGCTTTCATGTGGAGCACTCACTATATAACTTTATTCCTCTGTCTCTGCCGTTATGTAGTCCCGCCAGCAGCAAGAACTGCTCCTGAAGCTTCTCCAGCAGAGTGGCCAGCAATCTCCACCAGCTGCATGGGGGTCTCACGGGAAGGGACTGTCTCTTAAAGCCATGTTGGAGATGCAGGAGAGAGAGGGGCAGCTACTGAAGCAGAGAGGACAGACATCAAGGCCAGGGGTGAGAATACTGGGAGATAAAGTCTGTACTTCTAGCAGCACATGTTATAGGCACAAGAACTTCTTTACTTGGGATCACTAATAGGTGGGCTCcttaaagagatggttcaccttcaaacaactagttgttttcagacagatcaccagaaataatgacttttcccaattactttctatttcctatgtgtcactgcttttctaatattgaattgtaaagtgtagtttttcaccttctaaagcagctctgggggtcgccgacctcccataactgttctaaattgatacaattaatggatacatttcttatctttgtccctgctgagcagaatctctggatttcattaaaggcagctgttagaattgatacaatggttgctaatactccagagatgctgctgagaaatggatcaactcaatgttgcaaaattgtaacaattcagagtcggcacctgaattactgagctgccagactgaaacaccagagacagggacattcaaattagattttggaaaatcagtaaaaaataaataatggagagtaattgaaaaaagtctttatttctggggaacaatctgaaaacaactgaaaaaaagggtgtggaaggtgaacaacccctttaagtgatcaTTAAAGGTTTTTGTTGTGGTACTAATCATCTGTTTTCCCTTCCTTCTCTTTAGCATGGAAATTTAGGAATGTCTAATGCTTCGGTTCTGTCCTCTCAATGGGGGGCTGAGTCTGGCTCTCTTTGGGGTGGGcctgaaaagagcctttgggaTGACGGTGTAAAATCTACAAGCAGTTGCAGGGGGCTACGTAACAGCAGGAGCAGCCCTTCTCTGACGTAAGTTATGTCTGGCTGCCCCCCGTCCGGCCTCTTGCTCAGCGTATGTGACCTCAGACCAGTCTATCTATTTGCTATATTCTACACTGAcccctgttttttttctgcacccAGAGATACATACGCTGCCTCTGCTCGCCGGAAGAAAACCGAAGAGGAAGAGAAGCTTCTGAAACTTCTGCAGGGATTCAAACCGTCTGACGGTTTCACTCAGTGGTGTGAACAAATGTTACACATCCTCAACACCTCCAACAACCTGGATGGTGAGTTTGTATTGGGGCTGAAGGACTTGTTTCTGACTCTCTGAAAAATCAATCTCTAATCCTTATTGTATCTCTGTTTGTGTGACGCTCTCTTATGTTGACTTCCCCCCCGTGTCTCTTGCAGTCCCTACATTGGTGGCCATTCTGAAGGAGCTGGAGTCGCCCTACGATGTTCATGATTATATTCGATCCTGCCTGGGAGAGACTCTCGAAGCCAAAGAATTTGCTAAACAATTCCTTGAACGGAGAGCAAAGTACAAAGCCAGCCAGAGGCAGCAGGTGAGCGTATATATAAATTTACAATAGTGCAGCTAATTGTGGACCAGTGTTTATATATTGCCATGGAAATGGTTCATTGCCTTATCATATAACTGGGAGTAAAGTTCAGAATCAGCTCATTGAGCCTGGCAGGGAAGATGGTGTGGGTGACTACGCTGCAGCCATAATGGCACTAAAGGTTCCGCTCCCAATAACATTAGATCTTGGTTTCCCATAAATATACAGTCATGGTAGTCAATGGAGTGTGAGAAATAGCCTGGGCCTGGCTTATCATGGTCATGTAGAACAGTAGCCTGGGGATTCAGTTGGGATCTTTTGCTATTTCATATTTCGGTTCCAGGTTCAGTATCCGTGagactcatttatgaacactgggatAATTTGctcctgagcagtaacccatagcaaccaatgagatgattgctttcagtgttcaccctgcagctgactgataaaagctaatcactggttggttgctatggttactgcccaggagtacatttgcccagtgtttataaatgagcctcactgtgtCTACTCTGCATTGTTATACACTCTACCCCTTATtgctttatttgtcctttaagctTCTGGATACCTCCTGGCTGGCTCCATCCATGTTCCCGTCATCCCAGAACTCCAAGCCAAGCGCATATGATACACAAAGCAACAAAATGAAGAGGAGGATCCAAATGTTACACTCAGACCCCAGCATATTGGGTAGGACCCCATTCATTGTCCACTTTCTCTACTGAGGGTTAACCGATGGTGACAGCACTGCTTGTGCTATGTAAGGGACTGCCGGGGGGTGGGGGTGACCACAAAAGAAAGCTGAAGACCCCACTTGTATTTTTACCTCTGAATTGCTCTTCTCTTTTTAGGTTACTCCCTCCATGGCTCCCCTAATGAAATGGAAGCCATTGATGACTACTGAAGAGACGTCTTTTCCCTGACgccattttttatttcaattgccGCCCCAGCAGCGGCGCCTAATGCACTGCaaactctcccctccctctcgaAGAGGTTTAGGGGCTTATAGACTGGGAGAGAAAGGGGGTACTTGGTATCTCAGCCAGAGCCAGGGAGGAGGGGGTGGAGCTACAATAAGGGGAAACCCCtgtctcctccccccactccccAAAACATATGATGCACTCATTTTAAAGCACCTTAAAAAATGCACTTTACAGAAACTGATCAAAATTATGAactattccttttttttctttggaattttttgttcagttgttttttttttttatataaaaaaaagttttgaaaaccATCCGAAAAAGGAGGGAAAACTGGATATAGCGACTTTTTGACTGTTTATTAATAGTTTGACATTATTTTTgcgttgactttttttttttttattctatgacTATTTTTTAACTTGACAGTttctgacttgtttttttttgtatccaaAAGTGAAGTTTTCgcgcaaagaaaaaaaaaaactattaaagaaaattattttgaaaaatgcagccaaaaacacttatttttttgttagtctttttttcctctaaatctatttttgtttagaaaaaaaagaagaaaaaaaaaagaaatacaaaaacaacatctgaaaagagaaaaaaaagcttaaattttttgcgctttttttttagcaaagcggAAGAATTCCGCGTTGAGTTTTCTCTTGGAGAGAGGAGAAGCGGATAATCCATCAAAACTTGAAAGAATGCACTTATTTAGCtatttttggggtggggggggaatatttgcattttaatggttcatttttgcacaaatataaacatttgtttttgttaaaaaaaaactgttaaaaaaaaaaaataggaaaaaaaatcgtTTTCTACCCCCCTTGACAACCACCTATTGTCCCCTTGAAGGATCATTCGACCTTCTTTCCAATCCCCTCCCTGATCTTGTGTCCTGtgaaggatgtgatgtcacagtgGGCGGGTTCACGCCGGTGCTTTCTACGGACTATGAGGCGCCTGTTACCAGCCCAAAAAGCCCacgtgactcctcctcctgcagcGGGAGGGGTGTGGCTACACCTCTGCTCATTCTCATAGGGGAAAGATTGAATAtcacttttctttttaaaggaactgATTGGTTCGTATGGTACCTGCTCATCACAGATGTGTTTTTGGTTTGTGTTTAATCCTGCTTTTGTTTACAAATGTCCTGGAGAAAGGACGCCATTGCTAATGACGGAACAGTGGGAGAGTCCTCCGACGAGGCGGGACCATGCCCAAAGCTACAAAAAGAACTTGCCCGAGAGGGCGGGATATGGAGAAAGCCTTTTATTGGGTGTCAATTGCCTTAATTTCGACATGGAAACTGTACGCTGCCCCGAGCGCAAGGATCCTTTACGGAACACTTTGGGAAATGGAGCAGCAGATAAGGATGTCTACCCTTAATTACCAACCACCCAACGCTTGTCTGTCCCACTGTACGCAGCGACTAGTGGGGCTCAGACCACCGTGATAATGTGACTGGCGACTCCTGGAAGTGGAGTTCCAAACAAACCAGTGTTTCTGGCCGAGGCCGGCCACAGACTCGTAATTGTGACACTTGTGTGTTGTGTAAATAGAACTGCAGCAGGGGAAGCGCTCATTTGCCTAAATCCACCTGTTTTATGCCTAAAAAGACTCTCTTGTTTTTGCTGTGGGTTTCATGTGTATGTTTGCCGCAAGAATGTATTCGGGCAGGAGCTGGCATCCAGCAATGTTACTGCCGATGTAGCCCCGAGGGCGGGCGAGGACTCTGCCCTATTGGGGAAATGTAAATAGTTCGGGCCCCTGTGCAGGCTCTGTATTGGGGGTATCCAGCAAAAAGTGGGTCCCTGCAATTGCAGTGTgtataaaatggggggggggattttttccTTTTGTCTACTGTGCTGAATGTAACTcatttttatgtttgtgtatAGCATCACGCAGACTCCCTTTAATGTGCAGGCCTGGAAATAGCCACGCCCCTTGTAAGTATCTCCTCCCCCTCCACAACAATGGTGTATTCCAGCcctgcacacacatacatatatgcatTTCTATATGATTGTGCCTgtgtatagtagggatgcaccaaatcctaatttgcatatacaaattaggggtggatattggaaaaccttttttacttccatgttttgtgacaaaaagtcacggtatttccctccatgcccctaatttgcatatgcaaattcagatttggttcggctgaaaaaaaaaatctggatttgttgcatccctagctAATATACAACAATATAAGCTAATAGTCAGGCATACTGGGCTCTATAGGATGTATACATGCACATCCATATGTCACACTGTAAATAAACCTCTGTGTGTGTCTATAGAGAAATGCCTGCGCTGGTGTAAATACACACGAAACACAGCTTAGATCTGTTTCAAATTTCTCTCGTTTGTTGTGTGCGCTTTGATATGAGGGCATTAGAAATGTGGACGCTGGCAAAACAAAGTCTCAGCCAACCAGATTTAGGTGGGGGTGGGGATATGACCTTATAGGTGATTCACAGTTTGTGTAGTtaccatagcgaccaatcagatctgctaaaggtggccatagacgttgcaattacgatctttccaggagagattgttagtttcaatacacacgtgtagagctgaatggtcagataaaaatatagaaacaattaaattctacctgtatcaaaggcgcccaatcaaaatttcccAACCGgcccgattgacgagccgaccaatatcaaaGTCGTCTGCTGACATTAGTCGTCTCGTGTCCCGCCATACACACAGCGACTATCATACATAAattagtttcatacaatattatccgtgcgtctatggccatcttaagaagcGGTTGCCGCACCTCTCTGGTTGGTTTGTGTCTGTTACTAGACCCAGAGGCCCAGGTTCCTAAAGTAAAATATCTGCTACGGTATCACAACTGGCGGTGGCAGAACCACAGTGGCCGTTTAGTGTCAAAAATTCTGATTTCAATTGGTACAAAAAATTGTTAACCTAAATCCtggttctgtgtgtgtgtgtgtatacggACGAGTGTGTACTCACGTGtaggtgtatttatttatatatatatatatatatatagtgaataaagtaccccctcttgtaaattataaggatattataagttactgaggagtttcattttatacaggtcatggaactccgaggtaacttctaatatcctcatattttacaactgggggtactttatttattataatacacaaatttcagtgagtcatgtgacagaatgacatcagaactcaccgtttataaggatataatttacaagatattcatggcttttgtgtattatatatatatatatatatattatatatatatatatatatatatatatatatatatacacacacacacacacacacgtctgtACTTACCTCTCTGGCCTCTTTCATTTTCTCTCgtgatattattatttttcagtatTAAAGGTTTGAAGTGAAGTGGCCGTGCTTTGTGCACTGTGTATATAGAGAGAGGTATATAGCGCCCCCTGGCTGGGCTCTGTGTGTGTGACGCTTCTAGTCGAGGGCTTTTGTTGTGTTGCTGCAGATTCTTGGCCACGAGGGGCCGTGCCACAGCCATCTTTGTGCGTTCAGCGCCCTCTGTGTGACGTCGCTTTTTAGTTGTGTGGAAATAGATACATCACAAGTGCCGCCTTGTGTTTCACAGCCAcacattttgcttcttttttgttgTCTGAGGAAGTTGTGTTCCAATAATATCCTGATAAAAACCTGTATGCAAAATAAATGGTGGTGTTAGTGTTTTGACTAAAGGAACTATGGGAAACTGTGGGAAGGTGGCGAAATGCAGTGTAAAGTCACTTGTTAGGAGTGTGAGCTTACAAAGGCAATCATCTTGCATCTCATTTGTCTGCTACTGATGTCTGTGTTACCCGTGTATTATATATACCCTCTctgctgtgctgcctgtgctcacATATTCTCCATTTAGCAGCTATTCCCATCCATAACTTGCAGCAGGTTCCTTCTCCAGGCTCCTCGTATCTTCAGTTTGTGTGTTGGCAGCTGCCAGAGGCAACAAGACTTGGCCGCTTCTCCGATGGGGCATGTGCCTGTCGATGAGTGTAGCCCAGGCAGCTATGGATTGTCCATACTCAAACGGGTGTTTAATCTTCAGAAAGATCCATGATTACAGTGTATTTCATATTCCAGTGGGAGGACAGAATCAATTCACTTAAAGTGCAGCGGGAGCCCTTGGTGGCACATGCAACTGCCACCCCCAGCATTCTCCATTCCTCCCTCCAACTAGGATCCATATTACCCTTGAGCAACGACTCTTACTCCTCCTCATTGTCTGCTGCCCTCAGCCAGCAGCTCAACTGTACATTATTGTTTGTACATTATTGTTGCCCTTTGATTATTCCTCCTACATAAATCCCACTTCTACATCTACTACAAATCCCCTTGATTCTTCCTTTTTTGGTAATTTTCCGGCATGCCCTAGTGGCCTCCTATTTTAATGTATTCCTCCAGTCCTCCCTCTGGTGTAGCATTGATCCCTCTATTCTCCAGTTTTGCCTCTAGCACTGAGCTGTCCATCTTTAATATGCACTTGCACCTCCTGTTGCTTCTATATCTGCCCtggtgcttctgggaaggttcaGTTGGGTGAAGGTCTGGGCTCTGTACTCTGGCTCTTTAGCAAGCCCATGCTATAGGGACCTGGCTCTGTGCATGGAGGGGGGCATTAttctgctgaaacaggaaagcccccccccccaaaactattcCACAAAGTATTAAGCACCGAATTATCAGGAATGTAGTTTTGCCCTGGGCCCAAACCATGAGAACCAAGTCAGATTGCATTAGGCTGCGCATCTCTATCTGCTTTTATAGGAGAGCAAAAATGGAGGGACGAAATGCAGACACGGATGGAAAACCCCTTTGAGATACACTGTACTTAAaaaagggcaaattttttttttgagcctGGTTAAGCGACATCTCTCTGCCTTGTAGTTACTCTTTATTAATTTCAGAGCCTGATCCATGTAAAACTAACATTGCAAGCAGTAGCCGAAGGTGAAAGAGATGTTCCTGTTTGACCAGCTTGGACACATCGGAAGAGAACCCAAAATGTCCAACCCAGTTGCAAGAATTCCATAATCCAACACAGAATCAGTTTTTTTCctaaaatattatttgttttccAGCATCTGAGAAATGACTTGGCTTCTTACATGATGTTACTAAGTATTCTAATCCTGTGGTCTCGCCTGCTTGGCGGCACAGGCTGATGTGGAGAGGAGCTGGGTTCAACAGGAGCCTGGACTTTGTTCTCACCAGTAGATGAGGAATAAATAGATCATCCCCAGAACCCAATGGAGGACAGAGGGCTTGAGCACATTTGTGTCTTAGTTGCATCAACAGCCAATGTGGGGCATCAGGGAAAAGCACCTCTTTGTCCCTGAAGCCACAGGGAGCAAATGGAAAAtgtatcacagttttttttttctttccccccattgtaacatggcagtgggcacaagTGGTTTATTCTCCCACCATGTGAAAGGACAGCAAATCAGTCTTCCTTACCAGCCTACCCTGTAGATGTTACCACTGTTATGTTACAGTCTGGGGGAAAAATGATGGCAGTGGCACCGATGGACTGTCCCCAATAAACAACAGGTAGAAAATGTTTGTCGGCAAGGGCAGCCTGAAGAACACACTCTCCAAATGTTGCTTgactttcagaaaaaaacatccagTTTTGTGTAGCAGAAGGTAGAAATTAGAGCGACCACTTTACAAAGGTCTTCTGGTGATGCCTGGGCCCAGCAAGCCACAAACACCTTGGTTGAATGGGCATTAGCCAAAGATGCCACTGAACTGACTTGGCAAGCTTCTTCAATGATAGAGCTTCTTTCCATCTTGCAGTAGTAACCCTAGAGACATGGAAGGCAACTTTCAGTCCTGTTGGAATAACCAGAAGCTTCTCACAGGTCTCACCCTAATCAGATAGATTTAATACAACATAGCAAGCATGGGAAAAGCCAAGAGTGCTACATTTTGACTGATATGAAACCCAAACGCAGCTTCAGGCAGTCTCAATACCAGTCTATTGTGAAAGAAGAACAGATGTGATTGGCAAAACATAGAGCCTGAATTTCACATACTTTTCTGGTCAATGTAAttgctggcaaaaaaattgtcTTCCAAGATAAGAAAAAAAGATCTTCCAAGATAAAAACTAAAGTGGAACATATTCCATTGAGAAATCAGTAGCCTGAGAACCAAGTTCAAGTCCCAAGGAGgatctttaaaaaatatgattagtGGTTTCTGGGCCCAATGAGCCCCAGTTTTAGCTGTCAATGTGGATATCTGGCCCTTGGAAGCTGGA
Coding sequences:
- the gigyf1.S gene encoding GRB10-interacting GYF protein 1 isoform X4, producing MAAETLNFGPEWLRALSSGGSVASPPPSPAMPKYKLAEYRYGREEMLALYIKDNKVPEEMQDKEFAVIVNEEPLQPLALLPLTEEEQRNFSLSVNSVPVLRLMGKGATTAPASGATRGRGTTRGRGNGRGRGDSTLYPRPLDEQDSGFGRGGREIHRSQSWEDRGERRFEKPIRREAVHVGFEESGAPSRKEFARSDSENWRTLREGQEEDEDGNWRLAVTRRDERWRSTSPAASTGEAPRSAGWRDHGERRRKFDFESGSTPHSGGRTGDSAQEDERDGLPEWCMEDEDDEMGTFDSSGAFFSFKKSPKETIIEEQELEFLGVEEEEHKAEEGSVRPEDEDSSIAHEDATPEVVVSCSAPPNLIWGGSLYTDDEEETCPELPSADGEDLVQGEKQQGPGEEGDPGTFIPLSLSPPTSSSPPVAATEFSVGDPEEDEGMKHLQQEAEKLVASLQDSSLEEDGFSSTRSHNAAALPLSHEAAMKWFYKDPQGEIQGPFTTQEMAEWCQAGYFTMSLLVKRGCDEGFQPLGEVIKMWGRVPFAPGPSPPPLLSNIDQQSLKKQQELALYQQLQHQYLLQVINRQQYPQKTGDLTPQQQQQLALFLQQLNPSKSRSSESALLPAMNRSLSVPDTGSLWDLHTSATQTSGGDPALWDLPGTTASQGPTLEQQLQLHQKLQERRDAELRAKREEEERKRREEKRRQEEQKRREEEEIYRRKQQSRQQQELLLKLLQQSGQQSPPAAWGSHGKGLSLKAMLEMQEREGQLLKQRGQTSRPGHGNLGMSNASVLSSQWGAESGSLWGGPEKSLWDDGVKSTSSCRGLRNSRSSPSLTDTYAASARRKKTEEEEKLLKLLQGFKPSDGFTQWCEQMLHILNTSNNLDVPTLVAILKELESPYDVHDYIRSCLGETLEAKEFAKQFLERRAKYKASQRQQLLDTSWLAPSMFPSSQNSKPSAYDTQSNKMKRRIQMLHSDPSILGYSLHGSPNEMEAIDDY
- the gigyf1.S gene encoding GRB10-interacting GYF protein 1 isoform X5, with amino-acid sequence MAAETLNFGPEWLRALSSGGSVASPPPSPAMPKYKLAEYRYGREEMLALYIKDNKVPEEMQDKEFAVIVNEEPLQPLALLPLTEEEQRNFSLSVNSVPVLRLMGKGATTAPASGATRGRGTTRGRGRGRGDSTLYPRPLDEQDSGFGRGGREIHRSQSWEDRGERRFEKPIRREAVHVGFEESGAPSRKEFARSDSENWRTLREGQEEDEDGNWRLAVTRRDERWRSTSPAASTGEAPRSAGWRDHGERRRKFDFESGSTPHSGGRTGDSAQEDERDGLPEWCMEDEDDEMGTFDSSGAFFSFKKSPKETIIEEQELEFLGVEEEEHKAEEGSVRPEDEDSSIAHEDATPEVVVSCSAPPNLIWGGSLYTDDEEETCPELPSADGEDLVQGEKQQGPGEEGDPGTFIPLSLSPPTSSSPPVAATEFSVGDPEEDEGMKHLQQEAEKLVASLQDSSLEEDGFSSTRSHNAAALPLSHEAAMKWFYKDPQGEIQGPFTTQEMAEWCQAGYFTMSLLVKRGCDEGFQPLGEVIKMWGRVPFAPGPSPPPLLSNIDQQSLKKQQELALYQQLQHQYLLQVINRQQYPQKTGDLTPQQQQQLALFLQQLNPSKSRSSESALLPAMNRSLSVPDTGSLWDLHTSATQTSGGDPALWDLPGTTASQGPTLEQQLQLHQKLQERRDAELRAKREEEERKRREEKRRQEEQKRREEEEIYRRKQQSRQQQELLLKLLQQSGQQSPPAAWGSHGKGLSLKAMLEMQEREGQLLKQRGQTSRPGHGNLGMSNASVLSSQWGAESGSLWGGPEKSLWDDGVKSTSSCRGLRNSRSSPSLTDTYAASARRKKTEEEEKLLKLLQGFKPSDGFTQWCEQMLHILNTSNNLDVPTLVAILKELESPYDVHDYIRSCLGETLEAKEFAKQFLERRAKYKASQRQQLLDTSWLAPSMFPSSQNSKPSAYDTQSNKMKRRIQMLHSDPSILGYSLHGSPNEMEAIDDY